The following proteins are encoded in a genomic region of Neurospora crassa OR74A linkage group VI, whole genome shotgun sequence:
- the cmc gene encoding carboxy-cis,cis-muconate cyclase → MPLHHLMIGTWTPPGAIFTVQFDDEKLTCKLIKRTEIPQDEPISWMTFDHERKNIYGAAMKKWSSFAVKSPTEIVHEASHPIGGHPRANDADTNTRAIFLLAAKQPPYAVYANPFYKFAGYGNVFSVSETGKLEKNVQNYEYQENTGIHGMVFDPTETYLYSADLTANKLWTHRKLASGEVELVGSVDAPDPGDHPRWVAMHPTGNYLYALMEAGNRICEYVIDPATHMPVYTHHSFPLIPPGIPDRDPETGKGLYRADVCALTFSGKYMFASSRANKFELQGYIAGFKLRDCGSIEKQLFLSPTPTSGGHSNAVSPCPWSDEWMAITDDQEGWLEIYRWKDEFLHRVARVRIPEPGFGMNAIWYD, encoded by the exons ATGCCCCTCCATCATTTGATGATTGGTACCTGGACCCCGCCAGGTGCCATCTTCACTGTCCAGTTCGACGACGAGAAGCTCACATGCAAGCTCATCAAGAGAACAGAAATTCCTCAGGATGAGCCGATATCATGGATGACCTTTGAC CATGAGAGGAAGAACATTTACGGCGCTGCCATGAAGAAATGGAGCAGCTTTGCCGTCAAGAGCCCGACTGAGATTGTCCACGAGGCATCGCACCCCATCGGTGGTCACC CCAGGGCCAACGACGCCGACACCAACACGCGtgccatcttcctcctcgcagCCAAGCAGCCCCCCTACGCCGTCTATGCGAACCCCTTCTACAAGTTCGCCGGCTACGGCAACGTCTTCTCGGTCTCCGAGACCGGCAAGCTCGAGAAGAACGTCCAGAACTACGAATATCAAGAAAACACTGGCATCCACGGCATGGTGTTCGACCCGACCgagacctacctctactcagCCGACCTGACCGCAAACAAGCTCTGGACGCACCGCAAGCTGGCCTCGGGCGAAGTCGAACTAGTCGGCTCCGTCGACGCTCCCGATCCGGGCGACCACCCGCGCTGGGTCGCCATGCACCCCACGGGCAACTATTTGTATGCCCTGATGGAGGCCGGCAACCGCATCTGCGAGTACGTCATCGACCCGGCCACGCACATGCCCGTGTACACGCATCACAGCTTCCCGCTGATCCCACCGGGCATTCCCGATCGGGACCCCGAGACCGGCAAGGGCCTCTACCGCGCCGACGTGTGCGCGCTGACCTTTAGCGGCAAGTACATGTTTGCTAGTTCGCGGGCGAACAAGTTCGAGCTGCAGGGGTACATTGCGGGCTTCAAGCTCAGGGACTGCGGAAGCATCGAGAAGCAGCTGTTCCTTAGCCCGACGCCGACGAGCGGTGGGCATAGCAATGCGGTTAGCCCGTGCCCGTGGAGTGATGAGTGGATGGCGATTACGGACGATCAGGAGGGCTGGTTGGAGATTTATCGGTGGAAGGACGAGTTCTTGCACAGGGTTGCGAGGGTCAGGATTCCGGAGCCAGGGTTTGGGATGAATGCCATTTGGTACGATTAG
- a CDS encoding catechol dioxygenase codes for MASHRFDPNFTQNVIDGMGPNTTPRNRQVLGALIRHIHDFAREVELTMDEWMAGVKYINEVGRVYSESGQTRNEAHRLSDILGLETLVDEIAHKIVVEEGLEPTSSSILGPFWSPNAPFRENGGSIIQDGVPPKGRVTKMHGVIRDITTGKPIPNAVFDIWQASANGKYDFQDPQNQTPNNLRGKFKANEKGEYWFYCLHPTAYSLPTDGPSYALLQLMDRHPMRPAHIHIMVTHPEYQGCTTQLYPSDDPWITNDTVFAVKDDLVVTFKPIEGDEKAVLELEYNVNLAPKGFKGKV; via the exons ATGGCTTCTCACAGATTCGACCCCAACTTCACCCAGAATGTCATTGACGGCATGGGCCCCAACACCACTCCCCGCAACCGTCAGGTTCTTGGTGCTCTGATCCGTCACATCCACGACTTCGCTCGCGAGGTTGAGCTCACCATGGACGAGTGGATGGCTGGTGTCAAGTACATTAATGAGGTCGGCCGCGTCTACAGCGAGTCTGGCCAGACCCGTAACGAGGCCCACCGTCTCTCCGACATCTTGGGTCTTGAAAc CCTTGTTGATGAGATCGCCCACAAGATTGTCGTCGAGGAGGGTCTTGAGCCCACCTCGTCCTCGATTCTCGGGCCCTTCTGGTCCCCCAACGCCCCCTTCCGCGAGAACGGTGGCTCCATCATCCAGGACGGTGTCCCTCCCAAGGGCCGCGTGACCAAGATGCACGGTGTCATCCGCGACATCACCACGGGCAAGCCCATTCCCAACGCCGTGTTCGACATCTGGCAAGCCTCCGCCAACGGCAAGTACGACTTCCAGGACCCTCAGAACCAGACGCCCAACAACCTGCGCGGCAAGTTCAAGGCCAACGAGAAGGGCGAGTACTGGTTCTACTGCCTCCACCCGACTGCTTACAGTCTGCCCACCGACGGCCCCTCGTAtgccctcctccagctcatGGACCGCCACCCCATGCGTCCCGCTCACATCCACATCATGGTTACCCATCCCGAGTACCAGGGCTGCACTACTCAGCTCTACCCCAGCGACGACCCCTGGATCACCAACGACACCGTCTTCGCTGTTAAGGATGATCTCGTTGTGACCTTCAAGCCTATTGAGGGTGACGAGAAGGCCGTTCTTGAGCTCGAGTACAACGTCAACCTTGCTCCCAAGGGCTTCAAGGGCAAGGTCTAA
- the nuo30.4 gene encoding NADH:ubiquinone oxidoreductase 30.4 kDa subunit, with protein MASKLCRSRALASALRSAKPSPAIRCLATTSRNLINMPEGPNPRQFPREPLPGALNAAVVNPADKYQSKADNLHKYGSWLMGCLPKYIQQFSVWKDELTIYISPAGVIPVFSFLKYNTAAEYTQVSDITAVDFPTKDQRFEVVYNLLSVRHNSRIRVKTYADEVSPVPSITPLYDGANWYEREVYDLFGVFFTGHPDLRRIMTDYGFDGHPLRKDFPMTGYTEIRYDEEKKRIVTEPLEMTQAFRNFEGGSSAWEQVGAGIDRKPESFKLPTPKPETKPEEKK; from the exons ATGGCCAGCAAGCTCTGCAGAAGCAGGGCCCTGGCCTCTGCCCTGCGCTCCGCGAAGCCGTCGCCAGCTATCAGGTGCCTCGCGACCACCAGCCGTAACCTTATCAACATGCCCGAAGGCCCCAACCCGCGGCAGTTCCCCCGTGAGCCCCTGCCGGGCGCCCTGAATGCAGCCGTGGTCAACCCGGCCGACAAGTACCAGTCCAAGGCCGACAATCTCCACAAGTACGGGTCGTGGCTCATGGGCTGTCTCCCCAAGTACATCCAGCAATTCTCGGTTTGGAAGGACGAGTTGACCATTTACATTTCTCCCGCCGGAGTCATCCCTGTCTTTTCGTTCCTCAAGT ACAATACGGCGGCCGAATACACCCAAGTGAGTGACATCACTGCGGTTGATTTCCCCACCAAGGACCAGCGCTTCGAGGTCGTCTACAATCTGCTGAGCGTGCGCCACAACTCGAGAATCCGCGTCAAGACGTACGCCGACGAGGTGTCCCCCGTGCCCAGCATCACCCCCCTCTACGATGGCGCCAACTGGTACGAGCGCGAGGTCTACGATCTCTTTGGCGTCTTCTTCACCGGCCACCCGGACCTGCGCCGCATCATGACCGACTACGGCTTCGACGGCCACCCGCTGCGCAAGGACTTCCCCATGACCGGCTACACCGAGATCCGCTAcgacgaggagaagaagcgcatCGTGACGGAGCCTCTGGAGATGACACAGGCCTTCCGCAACTTTGAGGGTGGGTCCAGCGCCTGGGAGCAGGTCGGAGCCGGTATCGACCGCAAGCCCGAATCTTTCAAGCTCCCAACGCCGAAGCCGGAGACGAAgccggaggagaagaagtag
- a CDS encoding copper resistance-associated P-type ATPase: protein MIPTNDMPTPRRRQQQQQQSSSATGTETSDIPAKTITTSFLISNLHCPSCVSAIKDVLLGEPSTGSHIRWVSPNVVTSVVTVEHDSGSSDNNNNSAASASSLIRDMQRALEDSGFEVSGVTTTATVGDHDNDNDDNGGFPVRDLGIQAEGEFCTFSRWVTTASRRTNSPFGSQKRAETHFQNCEQCRTSKATTGHHVPEKTSEKEKESPVSGVRGIHAPPDLLTNPPKNMASTSTNQSFSTDTVVDLGGKVPSSQPPPLYRVTVAIGGMTCAACVNTITNELNKKDWIAHVSVNLINNSAAIDIHDESRATELVEAIEDLGYDVKLDKVIALADPSKPPPKPKAGGEILSDAWRATVSIGGMTCASCANSITNEMKKRDWIQDITVNLLTNSATVEFAGRENANKLVGEIEDLGFEATLNEETLVNVAIHEGGPNPEEEQQQRREVEIRIQGMYCEHCPSRVSASLAGFRRQLDVISQPSHKRPIVKIVYVPDAPEFTIRHILKAIEASDPAFKASIYHPPSLEEQSKAIQRHHQMQILWRVLFSLVVAIPTFIIGIVYMNLIKASSGNKSREFLMKPWTSGISRGQIALFILATPVYFFAADIFHKRAYKEIRTLWRRSSRVPLLQRFYRFGSMNTLMSLGTTIAYVSSVCQMIAAGAQKVHMVDNANFYFDSVVFLTFFLLLGRLLESYSKSRTGDAVEMLGKLRPTTAILVEGYGTAKERDEVVQADSLDYGDVVRIPHGASPPADGIVVRGEGSLDESSLTGESRPVKKIVGDEVYTGTVNKDAPLLVRVTGVAGKSMLDEVVKAVREGQTKRAPIEQVADILTAYFVPVVTAIAVATWIIWLAVGYSGHVSNDLLGDTKGGWVVFALQFAISVFVVACPCGLALAAPTAIFVGGGIAAKHGILAKGGGEAFEKASRVDCVVFDKTGTLTMGGEPKITESEVFHDAAADGEAGTVFAALKAVEENSSHPIAKAIVAFCAAKTSAKAQVEDLQEIAGKGMKARCIGVDSQNDFDLIVGNESLMEDFCVTVSNETVQTLQKWKREAKSVALVAIRRHQSNDPNRWLLAVTLAISDPIRPEAPLIVDALQSRGTRVWMLSGDNPVTAAAVAHQLGIPADQVIAGVLPTGKADKIGYLQGTEKARVGKGSESSTRRALVAMVGDGINDSPALATADIGIAIGSGADIAISSADFVLINSDLRGVVTLLDLSSAVFQRIKFNFGWAVIYNCIGVPVAAGAFYPIVSHGHHVTLNPAWASLAMALSSISVVLSSLALRSRVPGAGFRARKIGQE from the coding sequence ATGATACCCACCAACGACATGCCAACGCCGCGGCGccggcaacagcagcagcagcaatcgAGCAGCGCGACTGGAACTGAGACATCCGATATACCCGCCAAAACCATCACGACGTCGTTTCTCATTTCCAATCTTCACTGCCCCTCGTGTGTCTCGGCTATCAAAGACGTTCTCCTTGGCGAGCCATCAACCGGCTCACATATCCGATGGGTTTCGCCCAACGTAGTCACTTCGGTCGTCACCGTGGAACATGATTCAGGCTCTtcagacaacaacaacaactcagCCGCATCCGCATCATCCCTCATCAGAGACATGCAACGCGCCTTGGAAGACAGCGGCTTCGAGGTCAGCGGTGTAACAACGACGGCTACTGTTGGTGACCATGACaatgacaacgacgacaacggcGGCTTCCCGGTTCGAGATCTCGGCATCCAAGCTGAAGGCGAATTCTGCACCTTCTCGCGATGGGTCACCACCGCTTCACGACGTACCAATAGCCCCTTTGGGTCTCAGAAGCGGGCCGAAACACACTTCCAGAACTGCGAGCAGTGTCGTACATCGAAAGCAACGACAGGTCACCATGTACCAGAAAAGACAAgtgaaaaggaaaaggaatcTCCGGTATCAGGAGTCAGGGGTATTCACGCACCTCCAGATTTGTTGACGAATCCGCCAAAGAACATGgcatcaacctcaacaaacCAGTCTTTCTCAACCGACACCGTGGTGGATCTTGGAGGAAAAGTCCCATCctctcaaccaccaccattgtACAGAGTGACAGTAGCCATCGGCGGCATGACCTGCGCAGCCTGCGTCAACACCATTACCAACGAACTGAACAAGAAAGACTGGATCGCCCACGTCTCCGTCAACCTGATCAACAACAGCGCTGCCATCGACATTCATGACGAAAGCAGGGCGACCGAGCTGGTCGAGGCCATCGAGGACCTAGGCTATGATGTGAAACTCGACAAGGTCATTGCCCTCGCCGACCCGTCAAAGCCACCACCCAAGCCAAAAGCCGGCGGCGAAATTTTATCAGATGCATGGCGGGCGACCGTGTCCATTGGCGGGATGACATGTGCGTCCTGTGCCaactccatcaccaacgagatgaagaagcgGGACTGGATCCAAGACATCACGGTCAACCTTCTCACCAACAGCGCGACTGTCGAGTTTGCGGGGAGAGAAAACGCCAACAAGCTGGTGGGAGAGATTGAGGATCTCGGGTTCGAAGCGACGCTCAACGAGGAGACCTTGGTCAACGTCGCCATCCATGAAGGGGGGCCGAACCCGGAGGAGGAACAGcagcaaagaagagaagTCGAGATTCGCATCCAGGGCATGTACTGCGAACACTGCCCCTCACGAGTCTCGGCCAGTCTGGCAGGCTTCCGTAGGCAGCTGGACGTGATCAGCCAACCAAGTCATAAGAGACCGATCGTCAAGATAGTGTATGTCCCTGACGCTCCCGAGTTCACCATCCGGCACATCCTCAAAGCGATTGAGGCGAGTGACCCGGCTTTCAAAGCATCCATCTACCACCCTCCTTCCCTCGAGGAACAGTCCAAGGCCATCCAGCGCCATCACCAAATGCAAATCCTCTGGCGTGTCCTCTTTTCTTTAGTCGTCGCTATCCCAACCTTCATCATCGGCATCGTCTACATGAACCTGATAAAGGCCTCCTCCGGCAACAAGTCTCGCGAGTTCCTGATGAAACCATGGACGTCCGGCATCTCGCGCGGGCAGATCGCCCTATTCATCCTGGCCACACCCGTCTACTTTTTTGCCGCCGACATCTTCCATAAGCGCGCCTACAAGGAGATCAGGACGCTGTGGCGACGATCCAGTCGCGTCCCTCTGCTCCAGCGCTTCTACCGCTTCGGCAGCATGAACACGCTTATGTCCCTGGGCACAACCATTGCCTATGTCTCGTCTGTTTGCCAGATGATTGCGGCGGGAGCGCAGAAAGTGCACATGGTTGATAATGCCAACTTTTACTTTGACTCGGTCGTGTTTCTCActttcttcttgctcttaGGCCGATTGCTTGAGTCGTACAGCAAGTCGCGCACGGGAGACGCGGTGGAGATGCTGGGGAAGCTGCGCCCGACGACGGCCATTCTGGTGGAAGGATACGGTACTGCGAAAGAGCGGGATGAAGTAGTACAGGCGGACTCGTTGGACTACGGCGACGTCGTGCGCATCCCTCATGGCGCTTCCCCACCGGCAGACGGCATAGTTGTTCGCGGCGAAGGCAGTTTGGACGAGTCGAGTCTGACTGGCGAGTCCAGGCCGGTCAAGAAGATCGTCGGCGATGAGGTGTATACGGGCACCGTCAACAAGGACGCACCGCTCTTGGTCCGCGTCACTGGCGTTGCTGGCAAGTCGATGCTGGACGAGGTCGTCAAGGCGGTCCGCGAAGGCCAAACCAAGCGGGCTCCCATTGAGCAAGTGGCGGATATCTTGACGGCCTATTTCGTTCCCGTGGTCACTGCCATTGCGGTTGCCACTTGGATCATCTGGCTTGCTGTTGGATATAGTGGTCATGTGTCAAACGACTTGCTTGGAGACACCAAGGGCGGTTGGGTTGTCTTTGCGTTGCAGTTCGCCATTTCCGTCTTTGTGGTGGCTTGTCCCTGCGGCCTGGCGCTAGCTGCCCCAACGGCCAtctttgttggtggtggaatCGCGGCAAAACATGGAATCTTGGCCAAGGGAGGTGGTGAAGCGTTTGAGAAGGCCAGTAGGGTTGACTGCGTCGTTTTCGACAAGACGGGCACTTTGACGATGGGAGGAGAGCCTAAGATCACGGAATCCGAAGTTTTCCATGATGCAGCAGCAGATGGTGAAGCTGGTACCGTATTTGCGGCACTGAAGGCGGTCGAAGAGAACAGTAGTCATCCGATAGCGAAAGCCATTGTCGCTTTCTGTGCGGCAAAGACGTCCGCCAAGGCCCAAGTCGAGGACTTGCAGGAGATTGCTGGCAAGGGGATGAAGGCCAGGTGTATAGGTGTGGACTCACAAAATGACTTTGATCTCATTGTCGGTAACGAATCCCTGATGGAGGACTTTTGCGTTACCGTGTCGAATGAGACTGTCCAGACGCTGCAGAAGTGGAAAAGAGAAGCCAAGTCCGTTGCTTTGGTTGCCATACGGCGACACCAGAGCAATGATCCCAACAGATGGCTCCTTGCTGTTACCCTAGCAATTTCCGATCCCATTCGCCCCGAAGCACCACTCATTGTCGACGCGCTCCAGTCCCGGGGCACGCGCGTGTGGATGCTGTCCGGTGATAACCCCGTTACGGCAGCCGCGGTCGCACACCAACTCGGCATTCCCGCTGACCAGGTCATCGCCGGAGTGCTTCCTACCGGAAAGGCCGATAAGATTGGGTATTTGCAAGGAACAGAAAAGGCGCGCGTCGGCAAGGGCAGCGAATCCAGTACCCGCCGTGCGTTGGTGGCCATGGTTGGCGATGGTATCAATGACAGTCCAGCGCTGGCAACAGCTGATATCGGCATTGCCATCGGATCCGGAGCAGACATTGCCATTAGCAGCGCGGACTTTGTGCTCATCAACAGCGACCTGCGCGGGGTGGTGACGCTCCTCGATCTCTCGTCCGCGGTCTTCCAGAGGATCAAGTTCAACTTTGGGTGGGCGGTGATATACAACTGCATCGGGGTTCCTGTGGCGGCAGGCGCCTTCTATCCCATTGTCAGCCATGGGCACCATGTCACATTGAATCCGGCGTGGGCTAGTCTAGCCATGGCGTTGAGCAGTATTAGCGTAGTGTTGAGCTCATTGGCTTTACGGAGCAGAGTGCCTGGGGCTGGATTCCGGGCGAGGAAGATTGGACAAGAATAG
- the cys-2 gene encoding assimilatory sulfite reductase, with protein MPSLSSISGPTYVNSQLLVQQTAYKLSDKIFSYSPETFDLDVAVKEWAEANEKNVHGETTTVVPLQTRAGAGAFALGYIFSKDFDLAKRHVPQTLLAPSLSLRHLRSSLDQLALLYGVSSPFVAHVAAADYSAEKGLGADYATALQIAEDLGLALVSSSSAYEVQHMSLLATLLASVLPTLHIYDGIRTARESLRVVDALGEAHIADIYAKISKEAAALNKRLDTAGKVVELLKAFNNELGTSYAPFEYHGHEAPETVLVVFGSAEAQLAKQVASALAAEGKKVGTIVVRVYRPFVEEAFLEVLPASVRQIAVLGQVADAAAVEDANVQSALYSDVLTAVSFTDKLSQAPEVVDVRYAVTDAHTPSSIASIFNKLTSKGEAEPVAFSLTAVEEAQQYVFWDVDNSSAAASASAVGKLLETEQSNNVYVHQTYDNLVQGGVVRTDIRVSQKSIEAPYPVESADVVFVGEEKLLKEIAIVKGVKAGGKLIVRLPNFKEDELEKRIPAAAQKEIQEKGIELYVLDSSSSPALEKEAGLLVDVAFLRVARADITKFDSLSADQTALTEAVNALDQSVRKVEVPAKWAEVENTVAPLVDSVKPNSFVAFQKEEEEETSSLENWQSAAKGFAFKEAYGTQNQLRPDLTVKTYTIKVKENRRLTPTDYDRNIFHIEFDLGDSGLTYNIGEALGIHADNDPEQVLQFIQAYGLNADDLVQVPSREDPAVLETRTVYQSLVQNVDILGKPPKRFFEALAQFATDEEEKKKLERLGSKEGADEFKRLTEEDTVTYVDVLDMFKSAHPDFNDLVRIVDPTKRREYSIASAQAVTPNSVTLMIVVVNWVDTKGRTRYGHATRYLSGLAPGSTITASVKPSVMKLPVKDTAPLIMAGLGTGLAPFRAFVQYRAMQKAQGKEIGSILLYLGSRHQREEYLYGEEWEAYLDAGVITLLGAAFSRDQPEKIYIQDRMRQTVTDIVKAYIKEEGSFYLCGPTWPVPDVTAVLEEAIAAEAQESSRKVDPRKEIERLKEDGRYVLEVY; from the coding sequence ATGCCgtctctctcctccatctccggGCCGACCTATGTCAACAGCCAGCTGCTTGTCCAGCAGACTGCCTACAAGCTCTCCGACAAGATCTTCTCGTACTCTCCCGAGACTTTCGACCTCGATGTCGCCGTGAAGGAATGGGCTGAGGCCAACGAGAAGAACGTCCACGGCGAGACTACCACCGTTGTCCCTCTCCAGACCAgggccggtgccggtgcttTTGCCCTTGGTTACATCTTTTCCAAGGACTTCGACTTGGCCAAGCGCCATGTCCCCCAGACCCTCCTGGCCCCCTCGTTGAGCCTTCGTCACCTCCGCTCTTCCCTCGACCAGCTCGCCCTTCTCTACGGCGTCTCCAGCCCCTTTGTCGCCCATGTTGCCGCTGCCGACTACAGCGCCGAGAAGGGTCTTGGTGCCGACTACGCTACCGCTCTCCAGATCGCCGAGGACCTTGGTCTCGCTCTCGTCTCCAGCTCCTCTGCCTACGAGGTCCAGCACATGTCTCTGCTCGCCACTCTCCTGGCGTCTGTCCTCCCCACCCTCCACATCTACGACGGTATCCGCACCGCCCGCGAGTCCCTGCGGGTCGTCGATGCCCTCGGCGAGGCTCACATTGCCGATATCTACGCCAAGATCTCCAAGGAGGCTGCTGCCCTGAACAAGAGGCTGGATACCGCTGGCAAGGTTGTTGAGCTTCTCAAGGCCTTCAACAACGAGCTCGGCACTTCCTACGCTCCTTTCGAGTACCACGGTCACGAGGCCCCCGAGACTGTCCTTGTCGTTTTCGGCAGCGCCGAGGCCCAGCTCGCCAAGCAGGTCGCTTCCGCTTTGGCCGCCGAGGGCAAGAAGGTCGGCACCATCGTTGTCCGTGTCTACCGTCCCTTCGTCGAGGAGGCCTTCCTTGAGGTTCTCCCCGCCTCTGTTCGCCAGATTGCTGTTCTTGGCCAGGTCGCCGATGCTGCTGCCGTCGAGGATGCCAACGTGCAGTCTGCCCTCTACTCTGATGTCCTCACTGCCGTCTCCTTCACCGACAAGCTGTCTCAGGCCCCCGAGGTTGTTGATGTCCGTTATGCGGTTACCGATGCCCACACCCCCAGCTCCATCGCCTCCATCTTCAACAAGCTCACCAGCAAGGGCGAGGCCGAGCCCGTCGCTTTTAGCCTGACCGCTGTCGAGGAGGCCCAGCAGTACGTTTTCTGGGATGTTGACAACTCCTCTGccgctgcttctgcttcggCCGTTGGCAAGCTCCTCGAGACCGAGCAGTCCAACAACGTCTATGTTCACCAGACCTACGACAACCTTGTCCAGGGTGGTGTTGTCCGCACCGACATTCGCGTGTCCCAAAAGTCCATCGAGGCCCCTTACCCTGTTGAGAGCGCTGACGTCGTCTTCGTTGGTGAGGAGAAGCTTCTCAAGGAGATTGCCATCGTCAAGGGTGTCAAGGCCGGCGGCAAGCTCATTGTTCGTCTTCCCAACTTCAAGGAGGACGAGCTTGAGAAGCGCatccctgctgctgctcaaaAGGAGATTCAGGAGAAGGGCATCGAGCTCTACGTCCTcgactcctcttcttctcctgctcttGAAAAGGAGGCCGGCCTCCTTGTTGACGTTGCCTTCCTCCGCGTTGCTCGTGCTGATATCACAAAGTTCGACTCGCTCTCCGCTGACCAGACCGCTCTGACCGAGGCCGTCAACGCCCTTGATCAGTCCGTTCGCAAGGTTGAGGTGCCCGCCAAGTGGGCCGAGGTCGAGAACACTGTTGCTCCTCTTGTTGACAGCGTCAAGCCCAACAGCTTCGTCGCCTtccagaaggaggaggaagaggagaccTCCAGCCTCGAGAACTGGCAGTCTGCCGCCAAGGGCTTCGCTTTCAAGGAGGCCTACGGCACCCAGAACCAGCTCCGCCCTGACCTTACCGTCAAGACCTACACcatcaaggtcaaggagaacCGCCGTCTCACCCCCACCGACTATGACCGCAACATCTTCCACATTGAGTTTGATCTCGGTGACTCTGGTCTCACTTACAACATTGGCGAGGCTCTTGGTATCCACGCCGACAACGACCCTGAGCAAGTCCTCCAGTTCATCCAGGCTTATGGCCTCAACGCGGATGACCTTGTCCAGGTTCCTTCCCGCGAGGATCCCGCCGTGCTGGAGACGCGGACTGTCTACCAGTCCCTCGTCCAAAACGTCGACATTCTTGGCAAGCCTCCCAAGCGCTTCTTCGAGGCCCTCGCCCAGTTCGccaccgacgaggaggagaagaagaagctcgagCGTCTTGGCAGCAAGGAGGGCGCCGACGAGTTCAAGCGTCTTACTGAGGAGGATACTGTCACTTATGTTGATGTGCTTGACATGTTCAAGTCGGCCCACCCCGACTTCAACGACCTCGTCCGCATCGTCGACCCCACCAAGCGCAGAGAGTACTCTATCGCCTCTGCCCAGGCTGTCACCCCCAACTCGGTCACTCTCATGATCGTCGTTGTCAACTGGGTCGATACCAAGGGCCGCACCCGCTACGGCCATGCCACCCGCTACCTCTCGGGCCTTGCTCCCGGCAGCACCATCACCGCCTCGGTCAAGCCTTCGGTCATGAAGCTCCCCGTCAAGGACACGGCCCCTCTCATCATGGCTGGTCTCGGTACCGGTCTCGCTCCCTTCCGCGCGTTCGTCCAGTACCGCGCCATGCAGAAGGCCCAGGGCAAGGAGATCGGCTCCATCCTCCTCTACCTCGGTTCCCGTCACCAGCGCGAGGAGTACCTCTACGGCGAGGAGTGGGAGGCTTACCTCGACGCCGGCGTCATCACCCTGCTCGGTGCCGCCTTCTCGCGTGACCAGCCCGAGAAGATCTACATCCAGGATCGCATGCGCCAGACCGTCACCGACATTGTCAAGGCCTacatcaaggaggagggctCCTTCTACCTCTGCGGTCCCACCTGGCCTGTGCCTGATGTCACTGCCGTGCTTGAGGAGGCCATTGCGGCTGAGGCTCAGGAGAGCAGCCGCAAGGTCGACCCCCGCAAGGAGATTGAGAGGCTCAAGGAGGATGGCCGCTATGTCCTTGAGGTGTACTAG